A stretch of the Verrucomicrobiota bacterium genome encodes the following:
- a CDS encoding RtcB family protein, which produces AEERDDIERIQERGSLLGDSTAVSHRAIERGLNQLATLGGGNHFIEIQVVESVFEVETATAFGLHANQIVVMLHTGSRGFGHQVADDYMKLAKQRSLDRAPNRDLCFLDAGTAEAEHYVSAMNCAANFGFANRQLMTALVRHDLRKLYGERLTLPIVYDVPHNIVKAEEHGGRTLWVHRKGATRAFPKSRMAGTRYAATGQPVLIPGSMGTASYVLVGTEESKVTLHSVNHGAGRVMSRTEAAGKYGHKGKVFREAAISDHDFERAMRGIHLICEDKRSIKEEAPQAYKNIDKVIRTVADAGLARIVARLRPLAVLKG; this is translated from the coding sequence GGCCGAGGAACGCGACGACATCGAGCGCATCCAGGAACGCGGCTCGCTGCTCGGCGATTCGACGGCCGTGTCGCACCGCGCCATCGAGCGCGGGCTCAACCAGCTCGCCACGCTCGGCGGCGGCAACCACTTCATCGAGATCCAGGTCGTCGAGAGTGTGTTCGAAGTCGAAACGGCCACGGCTTTCGGCCTGCACGCGAACCAAATCGTCGTCATGCTCCACACCGGGTCGCGCGGCTTCGGCCACCAGGTGGCCGACGACTACATGAAGCTGGCCAAGCAGCGCTCGCTCGACCGCGCGCCCAACCGCGACCTCTGCTTTCTCGACGCGGGCACGGCCGAGGCCGAGCACTACGTCAGCGCCATGAACTGCGCGGCCAACTTCGGCTTCGCCAACCGTCAGCTCATGACGGCCCTCGTGCGTCACGACCTGCGGAAGCTCTACGGCGAACGGCTCACGCTGCCCATCGTCTACGACGTGCCGCACAACATCGTCAAAGCCGAGGAGCACGGGGGGCGCACGCTGTGGGTCCACCGCAAGGGCGCTACACGCGCATTCCCCAAGTCGCGCATGGCGGGCACGCGCTACGCGGCCACCGGCCAACCCGTGCTCATTCCCGGCTCGATGGGCACGGCGAGCTACGTGCTCGTCGGCACCGAGGAGTCGAAGGTCACGCTCCACAGCGTCAACCACGGCGCCGGCCGGGTCATGAGCCGCACCGAGGCCGCGGGCAAGTATGGCCATAAGGGCAAAGTGTTTCGGGAAGCCGCGATCAGCGACCACGACTTCGAGCGCGCCATGCGCGGCATCCACCTCATCTGCGAAGACAAGCGCTCGATCAAGGAGGAAGCGCCGCAGGCCTACAAGAACATCGACAAGGTCATCCGCACCGTCGCCGACGCCGGCCTCGCACGCATCGTCGCCCGCCTCCGCCCGCTGGCCGTGCTCAAAGGATAG
- a CDS encoding dodecin domain-containing protein produces the protein MSVAKIIEITAGSPKGFDDAIRVGLARAVKTVEDIKGAWVKNQQVLVENGQIKEYRVDLKITFLIHE, from the coding sequence ATGTCTGTTGCCAAGATCATCGAGATCACGGCGGGGTCGCCGAAGGGCTTCGACGACGCCATCCGCGTCGGACTGGCGCGAGCCGTCAAGACTGTCGAGGACATCAAAGGCGCCTGGGTCAAGAACCAGCAAGTCCTTGTCGAGAATGGCCAGATCAAGGAATACCGCGTCGACCTGAAGATCACCTTCCTCATCCACGAGTAG